The [Pantoea] beijingensis genomic sequence TGATCATAGTGACGATTTTATTATTTTACTCTTAATATACATAATATGACTAAATATGGATTTAACGTATTTCTTCTGTAGTCGTTCATGTCTGGATTTTCGCTTGAAAAGTTTCGCTGTATTGGCCTTTAATAGTGGCTGTTCATTCCAAACAGATTTCTGATATGCATCAAGGAAATATTTTGAGATCGGATAGTCAGCCCAACTATGCCATGGCTTAGTCACACCAACGTAGTGGACCAATATGGTATTATCGGTAATACTCCCCACATGCTTTTTACTTGTTTTATCGAGCACCTGATCGACACCATTAATGCAGTTAAAATCTCGGCGTAGAATAATCAGATGATTAACAAATAGAATATTAAGTACATCCTGGTCAAAATATAGCAAATGAGATTGTTCATCCAGTAGAATTTTAAAGGCCTCACTGAGAAGCCCCATTCTTTTCCAGATGACAAGATTAGCAAAAACAACACCCGAATTAAAATAGTCATGCGCCAATGCTGGAATATTTAAGCGCTCTGCAGATTTCATTCTGATAATATCGAGGTCATTAACAACGGCGGCATACTTCTCACCGAGATTTATTTTTGTTAGTTCGATTAATGACCCTTTACAGATTACGTCAGCATCTAAATACAATACAGACTCTAACGAACTACTCAAATATTCGAAGGCAACATAGCGATAATACATCGCATATGTCCAAAATTTAGTGCTGGGCAAGACCTTAAACTCATCATTATTGAAAATATAAATCTCAATATTCGTACTATATTGTTTTGCCAACGACTGAATTTTATCTACATATTCTGGATCTGCATAATCAGTGAAAATGTAAAAATTAAATCCCATATCTATATTGTTAATTAATATGGATGTTATAGAGATGCCTGCACCGAAAAGAAAATTCTTGTCCACGCCGTATGCAACATTGAGGTTACTCTCTTTGACATCAACACAATAATTGAATTTATATTCTTTTGTAATGTGCCTGCTAAAGTCAATATTCATTAAATATCCTCGTTCTATTATCACTCCGTGATAATTATAAAGATTTATTAATTGTCCTTACTTTTATTTTT encodes the following:
- a CDS encoding glycosyltransferase, with amino-acid sequence MNIDFSRHITKEYKFNYCVDVKESNLNVAYGVDKNFLFGAGISITSILINNIDMGFNFYIFTDYADPEYVDKIQSLAKQYSTNIEIYIFNNDEFKVLPSTKFWTYAMYYRYVAFEYLSSSLESVLYLDADVICKGSLIELTKINLGEKYAAVVNDLDIIRMKSAERLNIPALAHDYFNSGVVFANLVIWKRMGLLSEAFKILLDEQSHLLYFDQDVLNILFVNHLIILRRDFNCINGVDQVLDKTSKKHVGSITDNTILVHYVGVTKPWHSWADYPISKYFLDAYQKSVWNEQPLLKANTAKLFKRKSRHERLQKKYVKSIFSHIMYIKSKIIKSSL